In Mytilus edulis chromosome 7, xbMytEdul2.2, whole genome shotgun sequence, a single genomic region encodes these proteins:
- the LOC139529676 gene encoding uncharacterized protein, with product MGRQLLIVIGFLIQLSVTCAEEECPYKGLKTLNADKGKRYAEVNPDIPGAYNFKPKLPVKVYEYTGWNYIDYSLGNDTKCVFTVVVKVLRCEQEVSNISDYEGGTNCSNLIWGKSCNAACSDGKVSVGGPAVYTCELDNSNRTFLQLDKATVCQG from the exons atGGGGAGACAGCTGCTGATTGTTATTG gatttttaattcagttaagTGTAACATGTGCTGAGGAAGAATGTCCTTATAAGGGTCTTAAAACACTGAATGCTGATAAAGGAAAACGTTATGCTGAAGTGAACCCGGATATTCCAGGAGCCTATAACTTTAAGCCCAAACTTCCAGTAAAAGTATATGAATATACAGGATGGAATTATATTGATTATTCCTTAGGAAATGACACTAAATGTGTTTTTACTGTTGTTGTAAAAG TACTTAGGTGTGAACAGGAAGTCAGCAATATAAGTGACTATGAAGGTGGCACTAACTGCTCCAATCTGATATGGGGGAAATCATGTAATGCTGCATGTTCCGATGGTAAAGTGTCTGTGGGTGGACCAGCAGTGTATACATGTGAACTGGATAATAGTAACAGGACCTTTCTACAGTTAGATAAAGCCACTGTATGTCAAG GATGA